One window of the Syngnathoides biaculeatus isolate LvHL_M chromosome 11, ASM1980259v1, whole genome shotgun sequence genome contains the following:
- the LOC133508474 gene encoding protocadherin-10-like isoform X2, whose product MGPHKRYVHLTALLFAVHVLASVTHYSIPEELKEGTVVANLANDLSLDVTSLIRRKMRVDIIANKKYLDVNKETGDLYIAEKIDREHICTTKWTSSCYLKLEVTLENPLRIFNIELEILDMNDNAPQFRRDAIHLDLSESTSAGERFSLSNAVDPDVGSNSVKTYHLSESHHFNIEVHTGRDGSKFADLILTKMLDREQQAVHNLILTAVDGGTPPRSGTASIIVHVLDNNDNAPLFDEAIYDVKIMENSPIGSLVIDLNATDLDEGSNSDLTYSYSLYTPEKTQETFNLNPATGEITVKGTLNYEEFRIYDMEVIAADKGVNSLAGQCTIKIQVEDMNDNHPEISIKSFQSPVSENIGVDSVIAVVSVSDEDSGHNGVVDLRIPPNLPFRLRESSDNYYQLVVSEPLDREKVPEYDITFTVTDRGSPPLSDNETMTLQLLDVNDNVPRFPQPFYNIRVPENNAPGALLTSLSAFDPDLHENQYLVYFIVEKEIANTSMSMLFSINPENGNLYALKTFDYEMEKDFLFHIEARDSGSPPLSSKVSVRVAVADQNDNAPVIVSPWRAHGSAVEEKIPRSTEKGSLVAKVIALDEDSVHNSRITYQFLQVSDASLFSLDQYNGEIRTTRMFSYKDWRHQRLVVVAKDNGQPALSATVTIKLSTVETAARAYSDGGEAPPEYDVFSDLNVYLVIGLGSVSFLLLITVSVCVVLKCQKVKPGQAAPPCRSSVISERNSTLADSTLVSNDAYWYSLFLAETRKGKLVVRQPVPKGSRYFVSSIPRSAGVSVTSDSAPSTLQVCGKAGAYPIWLRVKGTRHP is encoded by the exons ATGGGGCCGCACAAAAGGTACGTGCACCTCACCGCGTTGCTGTTCGCGGTTCATGTTTTGGCTTCCGTGACGCATTATTCCATCCCCGAGGAGCTGAAAGAGGGAACCGTTGTCGCGAACCTTGCGAACGACCTCAGCCTGGACGTGACGAGTCTGATTAGAAGAAAAATGCGCGTCGACATCAtcgcaaacaaaaaatatttggatgtgAACAAAGAGACTGGGGACCTGTACATTGCGGAAAAGATTGACAGGGAGCACATTTGCACGACGAAATGGACGTCATCGTGTTACCTCAAACTGGAGGTGACGCTGGAAAATCCGCTGCGGATTTTTAACATCGAATTGGAAATATTAGACATGAATGACAACGCCCCGCAGTTCCGACGAGACGCCATTCATTTGGACTTATCCGAGTCCACGTCCGCGGGGGAGAGATTCTCCCTAAGCAACGCAGTCGATCCGGATGTCGGAAGTAATTCAGTGAAAACATATCATTTGAGTGAAAGTCACCATTTTAATATCGAAGTCCACACTGGCAGAGATGGATCCAAATTTGCAGATTTGATATTGACGAAGATGTTAGACCGGGAGCAGCAGGCCGTGCACAATTTAATACTGACGGCGGTAGATGGCGGTACACCTCCGCGTTCCGGTACTGCGAGTattattgttcatgttttagACAACAACGACAACGCCCCTTTGTTTGATGAAGCCATATACGACgtcaaaataatggaaaattctCCGATTGGAAGCCTTGTTATTGATCTGAACGCGACCGACTTGGATGAGGGCTCCAATTCGGATTTGACATATTCGTACAGTTTATATACACCCGAGAAAACGCAGGAAACCtttaatttaaatcctgctACCGGCGAGATTACGGTGAAGGGAACGTTGAACTATGAAGAGTTCAGGATTTATGATATGGAAGTCATCGCGGCAGACAAAGGAGTCAATAGTTTAGCGGGACAGTGTACCATCAAAATTCAGGTGGAGGACATGAACGACAACCACCCGGAAATCTCCATCAAATCCTTCCAAAGTCCCGTCAGCGAGAACATCGGCGTGGACTCGGTGATAGCAGTGGTCAGCGTGAGCGACGAGGACTCGGGCCACAACGGAGTGGTGGACCTTCGCATCCCGCCAAATCTGCCTTTCCGACTCAGGGAGTCCTCGGACAACTATTACCAGCTGGTGGTGTCGGAGCCCTTGGACCGCGAGAAGGTTCCGGAATACGACATCACCTTCACGGTGACAGACCGAGGCTCCCCTCCTTTGAGCGACAACGAAACCATGACTTTACAGCTGctggacgtcaacgacaacgtGCCGCGCTTCCCGCAGCCCTTCTACAACATCCGCGTGCCGGAGAATAACGCTCCCGGCGCCCTGCTGACGTCCCTGAGCGCCTTCGACCCCGACCTGCACGAGAACCAGTACCTGGTGTACTTCATCGTGGAGAAGGAGATCGCCAACACCTCCATGTCCATGCTGTTCTCCATCAACCCGGAGAACGGCAACCTGTACGCGCTCAAGACCTTCGACTACGAGATGGAGAAGGACTTTCTCTTCCACATCGAGGCCAGGGACTCGGGCTCTCCTCCGCTCAGCAGCAAGGTGAGCGTCCGCGTGGCGGTGGCCGACCAGAACGACAACGCTCCGGTCATCGTCTCTCCGTGGCGGGCGCACGGCTCGGCGGTGGAGGAGAAGATCCCCCGATCCACGGAGAAAGGCTCTCTGGTGGCCAAGGTGATCGCCTTGGACGAGGACTCCGTGCACAACTCTCGCATCACCTACCAGTTCCTGCAGGTGAGCGACGCCTCCCTGTTCAGCCTGGACCAGTACAACGGCGAGATCCGCACCACCAGGATGTTCAGTTACAAAGACTGGCGCCACCAGAGACTGGTGGTGGTCGCCAAGGACAACGGGCAGCCCGCCCTCTCCGCCACGGTCACCATCAAGCTGTCCACGGTGGAAACGGCCGCCAGGGCCTACTCGGACGGCGGCGAGGCGCCTCCGGAATACGACGTCTTCTCCGACCTCAACGTGTACTTGGTCATCGGTCTGGGCTCGGTGTCCTTCCTGCTGCTCATCACCGTCTCGGTCTGCGTGGTGCTCAAGTGTCAGAAGGTCAAGCCCGGCCAGGCGGCCCCTCCCTGCAGGAGCAGCGTGATCAGCGAGAGGAACTCCACGCTGGCCGATTCCACCCTGGTGTCCAACGACGCCTACTGGTACAGTCTGTTTCTGGCCGAGACCAGGAAGGGGAAGCTGGTGGTCCGGCAGCCCGTGCCCAAGGGCTCCAGGTACTTCGTGTCCAGCATTCCCAGGAGCGCCGGCGTGTCCGTCACCAGCGACTCCGCCCCCTCCACCTTGCAG gtttgcgggaaagctggagcctatcccatctggcttcgggtgaaaggcacacgacacccttaa
- the LOC133508474 gene encoding protocadherin beta-16-like isoform X1, with protein sequence MDECITEFIQGRGSFYDEFKSTVRKDPKGGAVLSCCPEPSLQSPNAVPAIVGIFGERAWQERNSCVVLKSTRETDTRLFGSIADESKFCRAWMNILASFPNQAPRGGISGRERDNGAAQKLKEGTVVANLANDLSLDVTSLIRRKMRVDIIANKKYLDVNKETGDLYIAEKIDREHICTTKWTSSCYLKLEVTLENPLRIFNIELEILDMNDNAPQFRRDAIHLDLSESTSAGERFSLSNAVDPDVGSNSVKTYHLSESHHFNIEVHTGRDGSKFADLILTKMLDREQQAVHNLILTAVDGGTPPRSGTASIIVHVLDNNDNAPLFDEAIYDVKIMENSPIGSLVIDLNATDLDEGSNSDLTYSYSLYTPEKTQETFNLNPATGEITVKGTLNYEEFRIYDMEVIAADKGVNSLAGQCTIKIQVEDMNDNHPEISIKSFQSPVSENIGVDSVIAVVSVSDEDSGHNGVVDLRIPPNLPFRLRESSDNYYQLVVSEPLDREKVPEYDITFTVTDRGSPPLSDNETMTLQLLDVNDNVPRFPQPFYNIRVPENNAPGALLTSLSAFDPDLHENQYLVYFIVEKEIANTSMSMLFSINPENGNLYALKTFDYEMEKDFLFHIEARDSGSPPLSSKVSVRVAVADQNDNAPVIVSPWRAHGSAVEEKIPRSTEKGSLVAKVIALDEDSVHNSRITYQFLQVSDASLFSLDQYNGEIRTTRMFSYKDWRHQRLVVVAKDNGQPALSATVTIKLSTVETAARAYSDGGEAPPEYDVFSDLNVYLVIGLGSVSFLLLITVSVCVVLKCQKVKPGQAAPPCRSSVISERNSTLADSTLVSNDAYWYSLFLAETRKGKLVVRQPVPKGSRYFVSSIPRSAGVSVTSDSAPSTLQVCGKAGAYPIWLRVKGTRHP encoded by the exons atggatgaatgtataacCGAATTCATTCAAGGAAGGGGTTCTTTTTATGATGAATTCAAAAGTACTGTCCGCAAAGATCCAAAGGGTGGCGCTGTGCTATCTTGTTGTCCTGAGCCTTCCCTGCAGTCGCCAAATGCGGTGCCGGCGATCGTTGGCATTTTCGGAGAGAGGGCATGGCAAGAAAGAAACAGCTGCGTGGTGCTGAAATCCACACGGGAAACGGACACGCGCCTGTTTGGCTCCATCGCCGACGAGTCCAAATTTTGCCGTGCTTGGATGAACATTTTAGCGAGTTTTCCGAATCAGGCGCCGCGGGGAGGAATTAGTGGACGTGAACGAGACAATGGGGCCGCACAAAAG CTGAAAGAGGGAACCGTTGTCGCGAACCTTGCGAACGACCTCAGCCTGGACGTGACGAGTCTGATTAGAAGAAAAATGCGCGTCGACATCAtcgcaaacaaaaaatatttggatgtgAACAAAGAGACTGGGGACCTGTACATTGCGGAAAAGATTGACAGGGAGCACATTTGCACGACGAAATGGACGTCATCGTGTTACCTCAAACTGGAGGTGACGCTGGAAAATCCGCTGCGGATTTTTAACATCGAATTGGAAATATTAGACATGAATGACAACGCCCCGCAGTTCCGACGAGACGCCATTCATTTGGACTTATCCGAGTCCACGTCCGCGGGGGAGAGATTCTCCCTAAGCAACGCAGTCGATCCGGATGTCGGAAGTAATTCAGTGAAAACATATCATTTGAGTGAAAGTCACCATTTTAATATCGAAGTCCACACTGGCAGAGATGGATCCAAATTTGCAGATTTGATATTGACGAAGATGTTAGACCGGGAGCAGCAGGCCGTGCACAATTTAATACTGACGGCGGTAGATGGCGGTACACCTCCGCGTTCCGGTACTGCGAGTattattgttcatgttttagACAACAACGACAACGCCCCTTTGTTTGATGAAGCCATATACGACgtcaaaataatggaaaattctCCGATTGGAAGCCTTGTTATTGATCTGAACGCGACCGACTTGGATGAGGGCTCCAATTCGGATTTGACATATTCGTACAGTTTATATACACCCGAGAAAACGCAGGAAACCtttaatttaaatcctgctACCGGCGAGATTACGGTGAAGGGAACGTTGAACTATGAAGAGTTCAGGATTTATGATATGGAAGTCATCGCGGCAGACAAAGGAGTCAATAGTTTAGCGGGACAGTGTACCATCAAAATTCAGGTGGAGGACATGAACGACAACCACCCGGAAATCTCCATCAAATCCTTCCAAAGTCCCGTCAGCGAGAACATCGGCGTGGACTCGGTGATAGCAGTGGTCAGCGTGAGCGACGAGGACTCGGGCCACAACGGAGTGGTGGACCTTCGCATCCCGCCAAATCTGCCTTTCCGACTCAGGGAGTCCTCGGACAACTATTACCAGCTGGTGGTGTCGGAGCCCTTGGACCGCGAGAAGGTTCCGGAATACGACATCACCTTCACGGTGACAGACCGAGGCTCCCCTCCTTTGAGCGACAACGAAACCATGACTTTACAGCTGctggacgtcaacgacaacgtGCCGCGCTTCCCGCAGCCCTTCTACAACATCCGCGTGCCGGAGAATAACGCTCCCGGCGCCCTGCTGACGTCCCTGAGCGCCTTCGACCCCGACCTGCACGAGAACCAGTACCTGGTGTACTTCATCGTGGAGAAGGAGATCGCCAACACCTCCATGTCCATGCTGTTCTCCATCAACCCGGAGAACGGCAACCTGTACGCGCTCAAGACCTTCGACTACGAGATGGAGAAGGACTTTCTCTTCCACATCGAGGCCAGGGACTCGGGCTCTCCTCCGCTCAGCAGCAAGGTGAGCGTCCGCGTGGCGGTGGCCGACCAGAACGACAACGCTCCGGTCATCGTCTCTCCGTGGCGGGCGCACGGCTCGGCGGTGGAGGAGAAGATCCCCCGATCCACGGAGAAAGGCTCTCTGGTGGCCAAGGTGATCGCCTTGGACGAGGACTCCGTGCACAACTCTCGCATCACCTACCAGTTCCTGCAGGTGAGCGACGCCTCCCTGTTCAGCCTGGACCAGTACAACGGCGAGATCCGCACCACCAGGATGTTCAGTTACAAAGACTGGCGCCACCAGAGACTGGTGGTGGTCGCCAAGGACAACGGGCAGCCCGCCCTCTCCGCCACGGTCACCATCAAGCTGTCCACGGTGGAAACGGCCGCCAGGGCCTACTCGGACGGCGGCGAGGCGCCTCCGGAATACGACGTCTTCTCCGACCTCAACGTGTACTTGGTCATCGGTCTGGGCTCGGTGTCCTTCCTGCTGCTCATCACCGTCTCGGTCTGCGTGGTGCTCAAGTGTCAGAAGGTCAAGCCCGGCCAGGCGGCCCCTCCCTGCAGGAGCAGCGTGATCAGCGAGAGGAACTCCACGCTGGCCGATTCCACCCTGGTGTCCAACGACGCCTACTGGTACAGTCTGTTTCTGGCCGAGACCAGGAAGGGGAAGCTGGTGGTCCGGCAGCCCGTGCCCAAGGGCTCCAGGTACTTCGTGTCCAGCATTCCCAGGAGCGCCGGCGTGTCCGTCACCAGCGACTCCGCCCCCTCCACCTTGCAG gtttgcgggaaagctggagcctatcccatctggcttcgggtgaaaggcacacgacacccttaa